The DNA sequence TAATTTAAAGGAAAAGCAATAGATGCATAAAAGTGCCCACCATATAATAAGACAATATCACATTGATGCCACAAATGAAAAGTGCATATACCAAATTTGATGCATTGTGTGCATGTGATGGCAACCCGGTAAGCATTCCCGCCCCACCAGCACTAATTACTCTATCAGGTGCAGGAGAGGAGGCACCAAACTATGACGCTGACGTGCTACACCAATATCACCTCGCTGAAGTTTCAGAAGCTGGGAATAGAAGCATAGTAGTCCGACATCGAAAATAAGGAAGAGATCAGTcacttccccacctataaagtataaaaggtccactcatctctcctcattaattacgcatttactacttatctAACGTtattttgtcaacacaaatacattgactgacttagacATCGGAGtagagaagaccgccaaccgcggtctccctctgacgctctatgtattttatttgacagatagcggaagcAACAAGAACGTCGCAAGTAGCGGTCCACCCTTCGGACCCGCTTTAACCAAGGTTCTGctaatcttagacattaacagtaacttaattttattttttgtttttaatgaaaatttcaataaaaaagataaagaaagagTGTGGATTTCAAAAATATACTTTCTTTTAATggggagtgtggatttcactccccaTATGATAAACGATACGTTAAACTTATCTAGTCATTTTGTTTATCTCGTTTAGTAACAATTTTACTGTGAATTCAAGCATAAATGATAACATGAAACGCAACTTATACCAAATGACATGAAACAACACAAAAATGTAGCGTTGACATAACTCTTGCTAAACAATTAAGTCTTGAGTTAAGCGAGTCAATTGTAACAAAATATACTTATTTTAGCTTATCAATTTTCAGTTAGTGAGTTGTGACCTATTTAtaagttataattccaacattgtagAGGTCATGAGTTCGATTCTTAATTACTTACATATGTAAGGGTGTGGTGGATTTAggggtttttaaaaaaaaactaaaataataaatataaaaaaagttgACACGAAACACGATTAGCATAAAATTAAACATGATAACTTCACACAATGTTGATGTGTCATTTATGTCACAATGTGATATCAACATTAACATATTGATGTAAACCAAACCAACTTCCTATCGTGAGCCCATGATAACTAACTCAAGACAAGCTAAGCTAGTTAATTAACTAATGTTTATAGCCAACCTACCTCTATATTAAACTGTATAAATAATGTATCCATACATTGATGTACGATAGGTAAACTCTATAGTAGAAATTTGGGTCAAGAAGACAGTATTAAAGCTTGACCTGACCCGTTTCTAGGGCCTCTGACAAGTACGCGGGTGAATCAAACTATCATCTATCAGACGCAACCCAATAGCTTAGAGGCAACCATCATGAATTCATCGTCTTGCTCGTTTTGGTTATCAACACTTGAATTCCTAATTTCAGGCAAAAGCATGGTGGAATGATTGAAAACTCAAAATGTCATGTTTCAgatcagaaagaaaaagaagttgaaTTAAAATCAAGTTAAATGACATGCTAACATCTTCatatcaataaaacataatcAATAGAACCATCCCAATTTTGATAGGTTTATAGAAATACACGATCATAACATATCATTTTCATGtaaatgaaaaatattaaaTATCAGAGTTACAGACAGACATCAACTACTTTTGACCTCTAATTACAATATCCCAGGAGAATATTTTGTTATCACTAAAATAGCACCTTGCTTGTGACAGTGTACTCTAGGGTTCTTCACGATGCATCCACTTCATCTGGTCCACATACTTTGCCCTTGCCTTCCTTCTATTTAAGGGGCAGCTGAAGAGAAATAGAATACAAAAGAACTAACGTTTAATAACTTGATTTGATtaatcttctcaaaaaaaaaaaaaaaacttgatttgattaatgaaaaatgaaaagtttCTTTTCAAAGATACTCCAAtttgaaaataattaaaaagaaacagagaagaaaTTATACTAGTGAATGTCATCTTTTGATATGTAGTACATAATGACTGGTCATTCAGATCTGgactataaaaacaaaaactttatCAAACACATTATGCAACCTGCAGTATATTGCATCATGGAAATGAAGCCTGGTAAGGATGCCACTATCAGATGCATAAGCAGGTGATTATGTTATGTGCGTTTTCCCTGTTTCAAAGGAGGCAATAGCCTTTGCTCCCTTATGTCGTTTATAGCAAAGCACAAACACAGACTAAAGCAAGAACATATCAAAGTTTGGTGATGCCTTTTTATAGCCACTAAAAGTCACAACCTAAAATTGACAAAATCAAATGGTAtgatattattggattcaaACAACTACAAATGTGAAAGAAACAATTGCAGTgaatgaagaaattaaagatGGGGTTGGAATTTGAAAATGAGTGACTAACCAAGCCAAGTAGAGTCTCTTCATATGCAATCATTTCCATGAGATATGTATTCCTGCTCAACAGATGCATTCCGGGCTTCTGTTTCGTATGACCAATCCTTATCAAATTAAGAAACTTCTGTTTCCCGAGTATAGTCGCTGTGTGCATAACTGTACTAGTTTCCATTACAGAGAGTGGCAAAAAATACATTATATTCTGAGGCTGATCGGAAACCTCTAAGTTAAAGAGCTTGGTCCATGAGTCAGCCACGCCATATTTTTTCATCACCCACAAATCAATGGAGCCAGCAGTATAAAATTCTGCACAATCAAATGCACACAGACAGTCTCCGAAAGCCCCGAGATGCTTAACCTCACCATCTAGAATAGGCAGCGGCATTCTTTGGAACTCCTCCTTTGCTAGATCAAAAGCAAAGATGCCAAGTTCATCCAGCCAATGGAGTGCCTCATTCGAAAGAGTCCCCTCATATTCAAACTTGTAGTCGAAGAGAGGGGCTTCAGTCCTTTTCCAAATGTTGGCTCTTGATGAGAAGATGTGCATCTCCTTGCCCTTCACCTCATCAACAGAACTGACTCTGAAGTCAGCAACAACTCTGTAGTCGTCAGTGGCCGACAAATAGCCAAAACCACAGCCGAATAGACGAGTTTTTGAGGGACGATCAGCTGGGTCAGGTAATTTTTTGAAGAATTGAGTTGATGGGTTCCAGATATAAATGTGTTCTTCTTTATGAAGAGTTGCGAGTATCAAACCATTGCAGGAGCACAGTGGTATGACATAACGGCCCCCCGGTTGCGTGAATGGGCACCTAACCGAAGAATTGTATCCCAACGGCGACGGCGCATCCAAGTCTAGTGAGTTGAATTCAGATTCACAGGCGGTGGAGAAGAGGAGCCTGTGACGGAGGGTTTGGTGTTGAGAGGCTATTTGGAATTGGGTCTTGGCGAATTCTGGGTCGGCCAATATGATGGAACGCCAGCGTTTCGAAACGCAGGTGAAGCGGATTAGGGATTTGATCTGCAACCTCTCCAGGATCCGAACTATCAAGTCTTCAGGTAAGTAATCCGCCATTTGCAAATTGGGTGCAAAGAAATGATGGTTTAGCTTCTGTGGGTTTCTAGATTTTGTGTGAGATTTACGTGACTCAACTGTCCCTCTCTTTATTTTCTAATTCAAGCACGGAGAACTTCATACTAATACAATGATGAGCAAGAAACTCTAATTATTTGCTAACAAATTTTGGTCTTGAAGTTTTCGAATTAGTATTTGGTTTAGTCACGCTCAATTCATGCTAATATTCCAATTCACGATTATGATGCGTCAAAGATTTGGTAACCATGAATATGACATCACATGCATGTTAATATTGGATCGAAATTATGTAGTGGTAATTTGTGTTAGTGGTCTTATTTATCGTGCTATTATGCCAAACTCATCCGCATATGATAAATGGTATGTTGAACCTATAGTCATTTTGTTTATCTTGTTCAGTAACAATTTCATTGTGAATTCAAACATAAAAAATGACATGAAATATCATCAAACGACACCATATAACACGAAATAATTCAATTGATACTAAGTAATGTAAAATAACACAAACTGTAGCATTGACACAAGTTGTGCTAAACAGGTAAGTCCTGAGTTAAATGGGTCAACTCTAAGAGCAAGTTGAACTGTCTCAATTGTAACTGGTCTCACTCATCAAAGTGACTTGAGTCACAAAATTGATGATTTCCACTTTCCATTGGTAAAAAAATCCAAAGACCAGTTAACCGAGGTCAATTTGTAGGTCACCGAATTGACTCAAAGACTAACCCAGAGCAACTGGCCTCTAGAGTGGCTCAAGCCTGATCGTTGCTGTCATTAGCGAAAATTGCCATGAACAACAATCTCAGAGACCGCCAATGACACCCAAAACGACAATTCATTAaaacccaaaaggccaaaaCTGATTATACCAAAACATAGAGCATGAAGAATAGAAGGATTTCCTCACCTTATGCATCACCGATAAAGGTCGAAGTTGCTAAAATTAATTGAAGAACAGGCGGAAAACCCGAAACTTTCGAGCCTCAATACTCCTTCCTCGATTAACGTATGACTTCATTGCGACCAGAAGTGTGTCCGCAACGATGACATGAACTGAATTGCACCGGTGCACCACCCTAAGGTAGTTAGATGACGAAGTTTCGGTCAGGTCACTCTATCGGGTCGTTGGGCTGGAGAAACGGGCCGCGAGCTCATAAGCTTCTAGGTCAATCTGGAGCGTCCACTATGATCCCCACCATTATAGTACCTTTTAAATGATTTTAGATGGCTCCAACGAAGCGGTGTTTATTTTTGACTCCCTAGATTGCACTGcagaattttctttttatttaaaatgaattttcataattcccaaacttcggaaattcataataaatagtTTAAGTGTCTAAAAAATTCTCCAAAAATTTCCATGTACTCGTCGAGTCTCTTGCTTTATTATCGGACTCTTAAGTTGAAGATTTCACCTTGtgaaaaattttgaaatatattCCTAAGCACATTAATAATTAACGAGATCGTCAAATAGTTTTCGAATGATCTCACCTTAACTCATTaaatttttccggggctcacaattTACATAATATATTTCTTAtttacaataaataaattaatagaatATTGAATGAACAATGTCCTGACCTAGTAACCTAGACCCAATGGGtggaaacaaacataaaaaagcAGTTAACAATATAATGATTTAATGACCTAGTGACTTAATGAGTGAACTTCCTCTAACACAATATGCTTATTTTAGTTGATCAATTTCGGGTTGACACTAACTGACATGAAAACCAATTAATTAGCATAAACTTAAACTTGATAACTTCATGCAATTTCAATGTGTCATTTAAATTGCACTCTAATTATAGTCAACATTGACGTAACGATACATTAAATGTAGACCAACCTTTTATTGTAGCAGACTAACTCCCTACAATGATAGACTAACTGAAGATTAGGATAAACTAGTATATACTAATACGTAGAGCCAAGTCAGCCAACCAACCTTTGTATCAATACATTAATGTATCGGAGGCGAATCTCACGTGATAGAAATTTGGTCCAAGAAAACAGAAGTAAATCTGGGCTGCTTGACCCGACCCGGTCTCTGGGCCTTCTGACTAGTACGCGGGTGAATCACACCCTCCTTTATCAGACGCAACCCAATAGCTTAGCGGCAACCGTCGTGATTTCCTCGTCTTGCTCGTTTTGGCTGTCCACGCTCGAAACCCTAATTCCAGGTAAATTTCCCGCTATTCTTAATTCACCTTCCAAATCGGTCATTTCCAGTTCAGCTCCGCCCTTTTGATTCCTCACCGCTcgcaatttttcttcttcttgacttCCCATTTTTGCTTTTCATAGAGATTCGCGGCGAAAATCACAACCCCGATTCCGATGGAGGGAATCGGCAGCGACCGAGCCGCGGAGACGTCACCAGTGGCCCAATGGAAGAGCGATTTCTCGAGAGCATTCCAGTACTATCTGGATCGGTCCACGCCTCACACGCTTCAGAGGTGGCTTGGAACCCTAGTTGTGGCGATGATCTACATTCTGCGTGTCTACTATGTCCAGGGCTTCTATGTGGTCTCGTATGGGCTCGGAATCTACGTCTTGAACCTCTTGATTGGCTTCTTCTCACCCAAGGTTGACCCGGAGCTTGAACCTTTGGATGGGCCTTCACTGCCTACCAAAGGTGCTGATGAGTTCAAGCCTTTCGTTCGCCGCCTCCCCGAGTTTAAGTTCTGGTAAATCTCTTCATGCATTTACCTCCATTGTGCAGTAGTGGTGTGTATAACAATCATATTTGACTGTATGAATAGATGTTAAGTAGGGAAATGGAGTTCACTGGATGAATCATCAATCTGTTAGCTAATTTCCCTGTTTTTGGACCAATGAGTGGCCACCTTAACTGTTTCGGTAGTTCACAGTGAGCTTAGCTCTGTGCTTTTGAAGGATGATTCTGCTGTCAAAGCGGTCTCTTAGCTGCTGGCTTATTGCGATCAGGTTGCAGAAATTATTGCATGCCTTTTCTTAATGGGGTGCTTATCTTTCTGAGTTTAGGTTGCAGAAGTAATTAGTTAGTATAATCAAGCATTAAATTTCAGATTCTTGCTGCAACTTAATTCATGGTCCTGGGCAGTATACTGCATTGGTCCTATACCCTAGCTTCATGAAAGAACTGGTTACGtcataaaatcaaaatcaaaagcaaTTAGCAAAGTGAATTGTCATTTGTTCAGGATTTTGGAGTTATTAAGTATATGGATGTTGTATTGATTTTGTACTCACCGGTTCTTTTGACTTTCAGGTATTCAATCACAAAGGCTTTCGTTATTGCATTTATCATGACCTTCATCTCTGTACTGGATGTGCCTGTTTTCTGGCCGATATTGTTATGCTACTGGTTTGTGCTATTTGTCCTCACAATGAAACGACAGATCCTACACATGATCAAATACAAATATGTCCCATTTGATATTGGAAAGCAGGTGAGTTCTTATCTCTGTGGTTGTTCCACTTCATTCATCCTCAGTATTTGTTGAAGCAGCTACAATATcatctccattttttttttgacagaggTACACTGGAAAGAAGTAACCTGGATAGAAGCGGTTTTTCTACATATctaaacacaaacccagaaaagtgCTGTCGGTTTGTAGACCTTGTGCTAAAGCAAAATGATAATTTTGGGATCTTAAATACGCTTCTGAAGGTAATATTGTTAGTGCATTTGTAACATGGGTTAGATTCTCTAGTTTAGGAGAAATGTATGACAGGTCTTGAAACACATTTAATGTTTACTGTAATCTTTCTGGTGTTGTGTGTGCACTTACGGGGGCATGCACCCAATGTCCGTGTGTTTCTTGTAAGCAAATTCTGAAGCATGATAACTACTTCATATTCCAGATTGGCCTTTGATGTGTTCTCATAATTATTTCACCTGCCTTTTATTGTTCATGTTAGGAGAAAGATTTACAAACCAAACCTAGAATGAGAAGCTACTATCTATTCGTTTTAGGCTAAACAAGAGATTGTGTGATTTTGGGCTATATCTGAATCATTCTGACCCTAGGAAATGGCTTCAGGGGAATTTGTCTATAAGTCTGACTTCCTCTATCAGCTGCAGCTAGACAATCTTGAGAAAGACCTGTGGTAGGAAATTCTTGAGTATTGCCTGTGAGTGAGGCTGTATACACTAAACACACTGACAACTGTTGGCACTCTTCTGGTATATGCTGATGAACTTGGCCACAAACTCTGCATAAAAACTTCACAGTTAGTCATAGATGTGCTTAAATAGGGTGAAGGATTTGGATAGTTTGTGTTTGTTACCTTCTAGTTTCAGTAAAGCACTTGCTCCTGCTGGGAGTCTTTTCTCCTGTACGGACAAGTTTAAGTTAGGTTCACCTTCTTACCCAGGAAAAATAAGGTATGAGGGAGATAACTCCCATTGTAAGCATGCCAGTAATATAGGTCCCTTTTACCACCATCCATTTCTTTAAGGAACTGTTCTACCACCTTCTGCATGTTTGAAAAGTGCTACTCTTATCACAAGATTGTACATTAGGAAACAAGTAAATTTACAATAGAGGTTTTGACGCATTACCAGTAAAATCAGTTTTGGATGTACACAAGAAGCTTTTGAAACTTTCCCTGGCTGAAAATAACAGGACAAACACTTTATATGTTTGGAAGATTAGTGATAATGTAATTCGTCCACATAAGTGTCAGTAACCATGCATTGCTGATTGATGTGTAGCCCCATTTTAGGTTTCACAGCAATCAAACGATTGATGATGAAAATGTTTTTCAAAAATCTGAACTTCACATTTTGAGAAGCCATAAGATTGCTTAGCATAGGTaataaaaacattaaaactaTTTACTGTTTTAGTGATGGGCCAGCTAGGATTTCTGCAGCAACTTCCCTAGTATCTCTTCTCATATGGTTGGAATTGCTTGGTCATCTACCAAAGGATAGCTGCATGGGTAGTTCAAGCCTAGGTAAGTGAATAAACAATGAAGTCAAATTTCTTGACACTGTTTTTTCACTGAGTTCTTGTGTGCTCTGGTTGCTTCAGGACCTATGATTGCTTTTCTTAGGTACTGCTTAGATTTATTAGCAATCTTATAAGCAAAGTTGATAGGGAAGTCAATGTCTTCCTTGCCATCTTAGCAAGAACTTATATAATCTGCCAAATGAAGTGGGGTTATTGGTAAAGGGAAAAGTGAGGACATAGACATAATTATGACAATGTAAGATTTACTTGTTGGGTCACAGGAGCTTCAAGCTTGATATTTTTGCATCAATTTCTTTACTGTTCCAATGGTGTCTGCATCATCTTCATAGCAGAGTAAAATTTACTAGTTTGAGTAACAGACCACTATCCATTTGATCAAATGCTAAATATGCTCTGATGCTTGGTCAAGATGATGAAGAAGCACTGGAATGAAAAAGTAGGAAATGTTGTAGCTTTGAGTAAATGAATCAAACTGGGTTTAGAGGGATATTATGCATATATGTGTTGAGAACTTGAGAATGGACCTTATGATTTCCCTTGAAATTGAAAGTGCCGAACCTATTGCATTCTCATTGTACATTGAGTTCGATATGGTGTACAGTAGGGCTGGATTCAGAGCTGTTGGGGCGGTTTTTGGCTCGGAACCGATGACTGAACCGCCACAGCGGTTTTCCAGATTTGCAACACCGAAAAGTTCATATATTCTCGGAACTGACTTAGTTGGTTTAACAAACATCGAGTTCGGTTTCAGCTTTCAGAGTGGCTTAACTGACGCTGATCAGCGCAAGCCCATTGAAGGTCGGTGAAGGGTAATTGCGGTCTTGGGTGACGCCGTATTTTAAGGTCCGTTGCGGTCTTGGGTGCTGGACTCTTCGTCTTCTTCGGCTAAGAGGTACTTGTCGTGGTGGCAGCGGAGGTGCAGCGCCTTTGAATTGAGGAAGAGGTCAATTCCGATTCGGAACGTGTTGGAATTGGTCTAAAAGAGACGTAAAAAATGAGTTGAAGGGATTGAAATTGGTTTGATTAGATTGGTTTCAGTTTCAGACAAATGGTGTGAACATTTATATCttgaagagaagagaaagaaattgGATGACGaccggagaagaagagagaaattgGAGAGAGGAGGGAAATGATAATTACAAAGATAGGTCATGAGGTGATGAGAGTGAGTCGGAAGAAAAGAGGTAGAAGAGATGTATTTAGGTTAGAGATTAGGATCTAGTGTGTGCTAGCCCTACCTTAGGGAAGCatataacaaaaataataaaaaatgataattaaatataGAATACCAGTTTGGTTCAGTTAAATCGATTTTTAATGTATAAAACTGAAAATCGGCACTGAGATGGTCGGTTCGGTACAGTTTCCGGCACCAATAAATCGGTTCAGTCTGATTTTAGTTTCTTTTAGCTAGTCCGATGCGGTTAATGTCAGTTTTTAGTTTTTCGGTGTCAAATTGTCCACCCTTAGTGTGCAGGACCTACACTAGGTTATGCAAGTGAATCTAAAAATGCTTTTGTTAGAACTCAACCTACTATTT is a window from the Rosa chinensis cultivar Old Blush chromosome 2, RchiOBHm-V2, whole genome shotgun sequence genome containing:
- the LOC112188854 gene encoding F-box protein CPR1; this encodes MADYLPEDLIVRILERLQIKSLIRFTCVSKRWRSIILADPEFAKTQFQIASQHQTLRHRLLFSTACESEFNSLDLDAPSPLGYNSSVRCPFTQPGGRYVIPLCSCNGLILATLHKEEHIYIWNPSTQFFKKLPDPADRPSKTRLFGCGFGYLSATDDYRVVADFRVSSVDEVKGKEMHIFSSRANIWKRTEAPLFDYKFEYEGTLSNEALHWLDELGIFAFDLAKEEFQRMPLPILDGEVKHLGAFGDCLCAFDCAEFYTAGSIDLWVMKKYGVADSWTKLFNLEVSDQPQNIMYFLPLSVMETSTVMHTATILGKQKFLNLIRIGHTKQKPGMHLLSRNTYLMEMIAYEETLLGLLPLK
- the LOC112187422 gene encoding protein RER1B produces the protein MEGIGSDRAAETSPVAQWKSDFSRAFQYYLDRSTPHTLQRWLGTLVVAMIYILRVYYVQGFYVVSYGLGIYVLNLLIGFFSPKVDPELEPLDGPSLPTKGADEFKPFVRRLPEFKFWYSITKAFVIAFIMTFISVLDVPVFWPILLCYWFVLFVLTMKRQILHMIKYKYVPFDIGKQRYTGKK